AAACCATGAGCGAGCTCTACGATCCGGATAAGATGCCGGCCGATCTTCTCGCGGCTCATCGAGCGCTAGATCTGGCGGTGGAACAGGCTTATCGCTCTACGCTATTTCGTAACGACAACGAGCGCCTAGAGTACCTATTCAAGCGCTACGAGACACTGATTGCCAAGGAGGCCCAGGCATGAGCGCCGATTCAACGGATATTGTCATCCCTTATAAGCAGACAGGGGCGAGCACTCTGTCCGACGGCATGGGGATGCGCGAGATGCAGGCAATGGCCTACGAGCATCGCAACGCGCCCTACCTGTTGCTGAAGTCTCCTCCGGCCTCGGGCAAGAGCCGGGCGCTCATGTACCTCGCACTCCACAAGCTGAACCAGCAGGGCTGCCAGAAGGCGATCATTGCCGTGCCCGAGCGCTCGATTGGGTCATCGTTCCAGTCCACCAAACTTACCGACGGTGGCTTTTTCTACGACTGGCACGTCGAGGGACGTAACAATCTCTGCGGGACCGGCGAGGATGCGGGAAAGGGCAAGATTGAAGCGTTTCAGCGCTTTCTCGATTCTGATGACCACACGCTCGTGTGTACGCACGCGACCTTCCGCTTCGCCGTCCAGGAGATCGGCGACATGAACCGGTTCCAGGACACGGTGATCGGTATTGATGAATTCCACCACGTCTCTGTTGACGAGGAGAACAAGCTAGGTGAGGTCATCGACCGGGTCATGGCCGGTTCCAACGCTCACATCATCGCCATGACAGGTTCGTACTTCCGAGGCGACGGGGTCAGCATTCTTGAGAAAGAGGAAGAGGATAAGTTCGAGACTGTCACCTATACCTACTACGACCAGCTCAACGGGTATCGGTATCTGAAGTCCATCGGCATTGGCTATCACTTCTATGAAGGCGACTATCTGAGCGCCCTCGACGATGCGCTTGATACGCACAAGAAAACGATCATCCATATCCCTAACGTCAACTCCTCCGAGTCGGTGGGAAAGCATGAGGAGGTTGACCGGATTCTCGATCAAATCGGCGTGGTCGGTGAGCGCATTGGCAATGCGAATATCAACCGGGTAACCACGCCAGATGGACGATCACTGCTTGTTGCCAACCTTGTTGATGACACAAAGGAGGCTCGCGACGCGACGGTCCACTACCTCCAGAACATCACCGACCGCGATGACATGGACATCATTATTGCGCTTGGCATGGCCAAGGAGGGCTTTGACTGGCCCTGGTGTGAGCATGTCCTCACGATTGGCTATCGGCAGTCACTCACGGAGGTGGTGCAGATCATCGGGCGTGCAACGCGTGATGTTGAGGGTAAGAAGCACGCGCAGTTCACGAACCTCATCGCCATGCCCGAGGGCGCAGACGATGATCGTAAGAAGGCTGTGAACACGCTTTTGAAGGCGATCACCGCCTCACTGCTCATGGAGCAAATTCTCGCGCCGACCATCAAATTCAAACCCCGCTCCCGGATCAAGCCCGAACAGTCCGTTCCCAGTGATACGCGGATCATTGAGGACAACGATGCGCCGGTCTCTACTCGTTGTGCAGACATCCTCGAAGGGGGCGTTACCGAATACATCGCGGATATCGCGGCGACACCGGGCGGAGTCAAGTCGATTGGGGGAGAGCCTGATCAAGCAAATCTCTTGCGCGAGGAGGACATCAAACTCGTCCTCCGTCGGCGCGAGCCGGATCTCCCGGACGAAGAGGTCGATTTGCTTGCCAATGAGATACACATTGGGCTTGCAGCGCAGGCCGAGGGTGGCCTGGTAGATGGCGAAGATCTCCCAGAAGACGCCGAGATCATGCGCCCCCCGAATGAGGGAGGGCACGCAGAGCAAGACAATATGTCGTCGTCGGAGCCGTCTGAACCATCAAACGACGCGACCGAAGGTCAGACCAAGGCCAAAATGGTTACTCGCTACGAGATCGAAAATCCCGATACGACCGGCCAAACCGGTGACCCCAAGCGGGCGGGGGAGAAGTTCATGAAAGTCGGTCGGCGATTCATTAATATCAATGATGTGAACCTGGATATGATCTCGCACATCAATCCGTTCGCCCGGGGTGAGGAAATTCTCTCCAAGCACCTCACCCCGGAGCGGCTCTCGCGGGTAAAGGACGCCCTGACCATGCCGCGTAACGATGTAACCGAGGAAGAGGCCGTCATCCTCCTCCCGCGGCTGAAAGAGTTTTTCGAGGAAAAAGGCCGGCCCCCCAAGCTCGATGCAAACGATCCCTACGAGCAACGTCTCGCACGGGTCAAGCAGTACGCTGAAGCTTATGCCAAGAACAAGCGCACCAGCTCATAGTAAGAGGGCGACGCAATGAGCAGCGAACGGCGCACACTCGATGATCTGCTCGACGAACTCCCACCGGGGCTGCTCGATGAGGAAAAGATCGCCAACACGTCCAGAGCCACCCGTGGCAGTCGGCATGCGTTTTTCGATCGTATCAACGCCTTTATTGATGAGCATGGCCGGGAGCCAAATGCCAATGCGCCGCCCGGCACCGAGGAGCGCTCCCTGGGATTGAACCTCACCGGCGCGCGGCGCGATCCGACGCTCGCGCAAGAGTTGGAAGACGCGGATCGCCACAGGTTGCTACGCCAGCGCGTAGACGAAAGCACCCAAGAGTCAGTTCAGCGCCCAAATTCTGAGGCCACGGCGTCATCCTCTGCGGATGAGTCGCAGAACAAGGCCCCAACAGGAGCGGCATCGCTTGACGATATGCTCGCCGACGAGGCGTTCATGGGCCTTCTCGACACGGAATCCGATGCTGATGATGTATTCGATATGATTCACGTCGAAGGCATTGATCGGACCCGTACAGCGCCTGACGAGATTGCCGAACGGCAGCCTTGCGAGGATTTCGAGTTCTTTGAGCCACTGTTCGAGCGCATGCGACAGCGTGTCGCAGAAAGGGTGGCGACAGTGGAGCCCTTTCATCGGGAAGGGCAGATCGAGGTGGGGGATTACTTCTACCTTCGTGGGCAGATGTGCCTGGTCGATGCCATCGAGGATACCGATGTCCGTGAGGCCGGTGAGTCCGTCTACCGAGTCCGTGTGGTCTTCGATAACGGCACCGAGATGAAACCCTATAAGCACTCGCTTGGGCGAGCGCTTCTCGGGCAGAAATCCCGGGGCTATGAGCGGGGCCAGCGCATCCTCGACCCCGATATTGTGGCTGACCACTTCAACGGCATCACCCACCGGGATCAATCAAGGGGATTTATCTACGTTCTGCGCTCGAAACGCCAAGATGCGGTGATCCGAGAGCAGCGCGATCTTTACAAAGTCGGACTGACCGCACGAACGATCGAGGACCGCCTGAAGGGCGCTGAGCGGCAGACGACCTACCTAGAGGGGCCTGTCGAGCTCATCGCCGAGTGGGAAATCTATGGGGCGAATCTCCGCCGTGTAGAACGCATCCTCCACGCTTTCCTCGCCCCCCGCCGTGCGCAATTCACGCTCATCGATGCTAATGGCAAGCAATACCACCCGCGTGAATGGTTTAACGTGCCTTTCGAGACGATCAAACAGGCCGCCGAGGCCATCATGAATGGCACCTTGATGAGCTACCGCCTGAACGCGAGTACGGGCGAGCTATATCGTGCAGACCAAGGCCAACGCCTTGACGACCGGGAGGTATAGCGCGTTTTGAAATTCGCTACTGCACTTAGGAGGCAAAGCGCATGTGTGATTATGTAATTGCGCACATTAGTGTGTTTTTCATCGCTGTTTATGTAGATGTAGAAACTTCAGCACGCGGACGTTCGTATAGCGTCGCCTAATGACACCTGTAATCGCCCTGACCTCACCGAAGGGCGGAGCAGGAAAGACAACCCTCGCGTCGCACCTCGGTCACTCGCTGCAACACCGAGGGCAAAGCGTGCTCCTGATTGATGCCGATCCTCAGGAGAGTTTGTTGTCATGATCCGAGGAACCCGATGTTAGCCACCCGTCCAGCATTGGCCTGCATCAGCCAAAGCAGCCCGCGAGAGAAGCCGGGACAATGGGAACAAACTACGACTGCGTGGTCATCGACTCCCGGGGCAGTCTCAGCGGGACGATCCCTGCAGCGCTCAGAGTCGCAGACCTGATTCTGACCCCCATCCAAGCCTCTCCACTCGACGTGCGGGCGAATGCGGATCTCGTCGATGTTGTTCAGGCCTGTCAAAAGATCACCGATGGGCGCGTAAGCTTCAACTCAGTCCATGATGTTACAAGAATCATGCCGACGCACCCGCGTTTCACAACATCCTGGAAGTGCGACACTTTAGTGCAGGTGAATCGTCGTGCAGGAGAGTAGCCGAAGAAAAATGCAAACAAATCCGACGGAAGGGATCGGGTCTGCGGTAACCTGAGACTCCACATAAATTCCCTCTATCTCGCAGTCCTGACCCCTGACTAATCACCTGGTATTAGCCACCCTTCATGCGGCGAGCCACTCCTATGCCTGCCAGACCTAGACCAAGGAGCCAGACTGTTGCCGGAACGGGGACCTTGGTCCATTCGCCGCTACGACCTGATGCCCAACCGTAATCCCCGAGGCTTAAATAATCCCCGGCGATACCACTGTAGTAATCGGGAGGGCCGTCCGCCACGTCAATATTCCAGTGAGTAATGTTCTTATTAGAATCGAAAACGATATTAGTAGCGCTATACACCGTTGGTCTCGTGATCGGAACGTAACTGGTGGTGTATTCCGCAACCCCGGGTGGTAGGAAATAGCATGACGAGTCATACCATGATGCACAAGCAGCGCTAGCAGAAAACGATCCGCTAGGACTCTCGACAGAAGTTGTAGCGGACCAGCCGTTAACGTCGGAAAAAATATTTACCGTTGCATTAGTGAGCTCTCCACCGGGCAAATCTGATTCGTCGATTGATAAAAGCTAGTACTCCCCATGAGTTCTGGATTGCACCAATACTCAGAACCGCATGATTCTGGATATTGACCGTCAAAATAAAGAGGCGCGCCCTGATATTCATAGGACACGATGGAAGCATAAGCCAAACCGGAAAATGGGGACAATAATAAAATCATTAATCCCAATTTAAGCATGTGTTTTTCTCTCATTTTTTATCCCTGCATTGATGCTTCGACTGTTTTACAGGCTGCCCCTAATACCGGCAGATTGGTAACGTGGTTCAAGCGCTGGGAAACCATTGGTTGAGCGATTCCCCAATTCCTGATGTTGCAAGCTACAAAGTACGTGCAAAAACGATGCCACTATTAGCACCGTACCTGTTTTCCCCTACTTCAGACGGTATTTTTGGACGCTTTCAGGAAATCGCTCGTGGACTGTAAAATTTCACGACAGTTTTCAGAGACCGAGTCGGCATTTTGTGCGCCACTCCATCGGACCAACTAGGTGATCTTTCCCACCTGCAGCGGACACTTTCGTAAGTTGTAAACCAGGGGTGGATCATGGCAACAGCAGCCAACGGCGTGTCCAAGCGCAAGCAGTCCCGCTACAGCGCGAAATATCGTTCCGAGGCCTTTTCGCTCGCCGAACGTATCGGCGTTGCCGCCGCAGCTAGCGAGCTCGGCCTGCATGCGACGCAGATTTACCAGTGGCGCGCGAAAGCGGCCCACGAGAAGTTCGTCGGTGACCGCGAGCGCCAGCTTCGCGAGGAAAACGCCCGGCTCAAACGCCAGCTCGCCGAGAAGACCGAATTTGCACCCGCAAGGTCATTGGTTGGTCGACCAGCCACCGGATCGATGCTGATCTCGCATGCGCAGCGCCTCGCGGCGTAATCATGCATACGGATCGAGGCAGTGTTTACTGCGGCTGGCAGCATCGGAGCCTAATCCGCCGTCACGGACTGATTGCCAGCATTAGCGGCCGGAGCAACTGCTACGACAATGGTGTGGTGGAGAGCCGTTAATGCATCCGGAACCACTCCGCCAACGGCTTTTCGAAACCATCGAGATCGAGAAGAACCGGACCCGTCCCTATTCTGCCCTCAAATACATCAGCCCTGACGTGTTCGAGGCATCGATAGCGACTCAATCGAGTGTCCACTGTTACTGGGCAAGATCGAGCGGTATGCCGTCTTCGTTGACCCTGATCAGTCTGATTGGCTCGCCTTATCGGCGGTGTCCGGCGAACCCGACGCCGGCCGTCGCTGACCGATGGCGCGATGTGCGAGAGGATTGAGACCCGAGGCAAGGCTCCGAAGCATCGCTTCCACCGCGACCAGCAGATCACCCTCCGGGACCGCGGGCCGCACCCGAATGACCTTGTCCAGCCTCCAGGCCAGGGCCGCCAGCGCCAGACCTGCCACCACGGGCCAGGCACCGTTGCGTAGTGTGTCCGTCCCCATCACATAGGCCATGGGCCGCGGATCGTAGGTACTCCAGAGTACCCAGGGTACCGTTAAGGCGGCGAGTCCAATGGTCGCCACAGTCAGGCCCATTACGCGCGTGCCCTCTCCTGCGGCATCCCTGGAGGGCGCGTTGACCAACAAGAACAGGTAGCGCATCAGGACGCATGTCGTGGTGACGCCCGTCGCTGTCACCACCCATGCCAACGCCGACGGGAACACCGGCTTGATCGCGGCCTTCGCCAGCCCGCCACCAGTCATTGGCCAACCCGCCACCGAGGCGCAAAGCATTGCCACCAGGGCGAGGGCCATCCAGCGGGCGGAGCCCCGGAGCAGCGGAATCCAGCCTACCGCTAAAAACAGTGCGCCTTTGGCTAGTCCGTGGTGGATGCCGTAATAGCCCGCCGTCTCGACACTCGGGTCGCCGGCCGCCAGCAGCCCGGCGCCCACCACCGCGAGGATCAGACCCATCTGACTGACCGTGGAGTAGGCCAGCACCGCTTTGATGCGCTGCTGCAGCACCCCGATGACCGCACCCGCATAAACGCCGATCAACCCCAGCACCAGCAGCAGCGCAGCGGCTATAGTGCCACCCTCCGGCAGGAACCGAATCAGGCCGATGAGCCCCGCGTTGACAATGGCGCCGGAGAGCACCGCCGAGGCGGCGACGGGGGCTGCCGGGTGCGCCAACGGCAGCCACACATGCAGTGGCATGAGCCCGGTCTTGATGCCGAACCCGATCACCAGCATGGCCACAGTGACATGGCTCTGCCCGTTACCCATGCCCGGATCCATGAGCCCGTCGCGCATGTCCGCGATCAAAAAGGTCTCCGCCTGGGCCATCATGAGAATAAAGCCCGTAAGCAGCATAGCCTCGCCGATCACCGCCATGATGATGTACACACTCGAGGCCCGCAGGGCCTCAGCGGTTCGGCTATGCACTACCAGGAAATACGACGCCAGTGACACCGCGGCGAAGGCGACATAAAAAGTGACCGCGTCCGCGGCCAGGTACACCCCCAGGTTGCCGGCGAGGGTGAGACACCAGAACCCGCTGAAGATCGCGGGTTTGCGGGGCGCCTTCATGTGCGCCAGCGCATAAAGGCCGGCCGCGAGCCATAGGGCAGCGGTCATGCCCAGCAGCCCCATACCGAGCGGCTCGGTCTCCAGCCGAACGCCCAGCAACAGGCCTGGTACCTCGGTAGGCTGATCGGAGAGCGGCATCAGCGCGAGTGCCAGGGCCGGCAGGGGCGCCAGGGGGAGCAGCATCAACGCGCGGTCCCGAACCGGCGGTAGCGCCATTAGCCCGCCCAGCAGCAGCGGCCAGGCCAGGGCCACAAAGGGTAGGACGGGGCCTTCCAGCAAAATGCTCATGGCAGGTAATGCCTCTCGACGATCAGTGTGGCCCAGCCCAGGGGACTGAAATCGGCACCGGCCAGCAGCCCCGCGGCGATGGCGCCTAGCCCGCTGATCACCGCCGGGACGACAATGCCCAGCGGGCGCTCGCCCGGTCGGTCGCCATCCGATGGCTCGGCGAACCAGATGCGGTAGAGCAGCGGCAGAAAGTACGCGGCGTTCAGGAGCGTGGAGCCGGCCAGCACCGCCAGCACCCAGGGTGTACCCGACTCCATGGCCCCCAGTCCCAGGTAGATCTTGGTGACAAAGCCGGCCATGGGGGGCAGACCGATCATGCCCAGCGCGCCCAGAGAAAAACACACCGAGGTCCACGGCATACGTGCGCCGACGCCGTTCAGATCAGCGATTTCGTGAATACCGGCGCGTTCGTCATAGATGCCCGCACAGAAAAACAAGGTAATCTTCATCAGGCCCTGATGGACGAGATGAGCGAGGCCGCCGATGAGGCCCAGCGGGCTCGCCAGCGCCGTGCCCAGGATGATGTAGGACACCTGGCTAACGGTGGAATAAGCCAGCCGGCGTTTAATGCCTGACTGGCGCAGGGCCTGGATTGAGCCATACAGGATAGTGACCGAGGCAAGCACTGCCAGGGCTAGACCCAGCCCCAGTTCGGTCACCCGCTCGATCCCGAAGACGTCGTGAATGAGCCGCACAAACCCGAAGGCGCCAGCCTTCACCACGGCCACCGCATGCAGTAAGGCACTCACCGGGGCCGGTGCCGCCATCGCTGCCGGTAGCCATCCATGGAGGGGCACTATGGCGGCCTTCACCCCAAGGCCCGCCGCAAACAGCACAAACAGCCAGCGCTGGGTTGCGGCATCCATGCTGGCGAAATCGGTGGGGCCGGCGAATTCTACTGGCCCGGTCCACGACTCCAGCCAGAGAATGGCGAGCAGCAGCGCCACACTGGCCGGCAGCGAGTACAGCAGGTAGGACAGCCCCGCCCGCATCGAGGCGGCGTTCTGCTTGTGCACCACCAGCGGCCAGGTGCTGAGGGTGAGTAATTCGTAGAAGAAGAAAAAGGTCAGCAGTGAGCCCGACAGCGCGATGCCAGTGGTGGCAAATACGCACAGGCTGAAGAAGCCGAAGAACCGTGAGAGGTCGGGCTTGCGGTCGAAGTATGCGATGGCATAGACCGTGGTGAGCAGCCATAGAAATGCCGAGAGCGTGAGGAACAGCAGCGACAGGGCGTCCACCCGCAAAAGCAGGGAGACCCCGGGCACCAGATCGAACCGGGTTTCGTGCAGGGTGCCGCCGGCGACTTCCACCAGCATGAACACCACCAGTCCGACCTTTAGCAAGGCACCGCCGAGGTTGAGTCGGTTGCGCCAGCCGTGGTTGTCCTGACTCAGAAAAAACGTGGCGATGGCGGGCGCCAGTGAGGTGGCCAACATGAGCGGGGGCAGCCATTCGCTCATGGCATTCCACCCATCAGGCCATACGGGGCCCCGGGGAGGATGCCCAGGGCGAGTGAGGCGATGGCCAGCCCCAGCGGGAGCGCCTGCCGCCAGCGTTCCACCGGCTGGAACACCGCGGCCGACGCCGGGTCGGAGCGACGAAACGCCGCCGCCATGGGACGGTACAGATAGGCCGTTGTCAGCAGCCCGCCTGACAGCACCACCAGTCCCCAGACCGGCACACCGCCCTCCAGCGAGGCGCTCACCAGCAGGTACTTGGCCATGAATCCACCGCTCGGAGGCAGGCCCATCAGGGTGATTGCGGCGAGCCCAAAGGCGAAGAGCGTCATGGGAAGGACCTGAACCAGTCCGGCCAGCCGGTCGATCCGATCATGACCGGCGGCCTCGAGAATCAGCCCGGCGCATAAAAACATGGCGGCCTTGGCGAGAGCATGGGAGAGGGCCTGGAACAGGGTGCCGTTCCAGGCGGCGTCCGCCACGCTCTCGCTAGCTTCAGCCGCCGCCCCCAGGGCCAGGGGGAAGATGATGAACAAATAGCCGATCTGGGCCACGGTGGAATAGGCGATCAACAGTTTGAGCCGGGGCTGGCGTAGGGCCATGACCGATCCGTAAATAACAGCCAGGGCACCCAGGCTGCCGATGACGTTCACGGCGATCTCGCCGGCTGCTCCCGGTGCGGCCTCGAACCATAGCCGCAGGGTAATGTAGAACGACGTTTTCGGGACCAGCGCCGATAACACCGCGCTGGCGGGTGCCGGCGCGCCGGCATGGGCCGGTGGTAGCCAGACGTGGAATGGAAACAGCGCGGCCTTGGCGGCGAGGCCCACAGTCATTGCGCCGATCGCCAGCGCATCAGTGGGGTAGGTGCCGAGCTGGCCCGTCAGCAGGCCGATATCCAGGGTCCCGTGAGCGGCATAGATCAGCACAACACCGAGTAGATAGAACAGTGAGCCGGTGAGAGCGAACAGCAGGTAGCGCAGTGCCGCGTTCAGACTATCGCGCTTTCTCTCAATGCCCACCAGCGCCACCGCCGCCAGGCTGGCGAGCTCCAGGCCCACATACAGGTTGAACAGGTCCCGGGAGACGAAGATGGCATTCAACGCACCCCAGAGGAGCAATAGCAGTGGCCGGAAGGTGTAAACTAGGCGGTTGTCCGAGCCGATCTGCCCGTGAGGTTTCAGGGAGAAAAGCATTACTGCGGCCATCACCAGCGCGTTGACCAGCAGGAAGAGTACGGCCGGGCCATCGGCCATGAGCTCAATACCCAGGGGCGGCATCCATTGACCGATGGCAATGACCACCGGCCCGGAGAGCGCCACATGAGCCGTCAGGGCCACCGCCAGGCCCACCATGATGAGGGTGGCCGTCCGCACCAGCACCTCCGCCCGCCGGGGTGCCGCCACGGAGACGATGGCACCGAGCAGCGGCAGCGTCAGGGTGAGCACCAGGACGGTGACGGGTAACCTCATGGGTCGCGGCCGCCCTCCCGTGCATGGGCCACCGCCAGGCCCAGTGCCAGCGCCGTGGCGGAGAGCGCGACCACGATCCCGGTGATGATCATGGCCTGCGGGACCGGGTCGGTGCCGGCGGTTTCACTGGCGGACAGGGCTCCGAACAGCAGGAAAATACCCGAACCGATCATGTTGAAGGCGATGATTCGGCGCAGCAGCAATGGTTGGGTGATCAGTCCGTAGAGGCCCAATCCAATAAGGGCCGTTGCACAGATGGCAAAAGGTAGCCATTCCACCGGCGTCATGGCGTCTCCTCCCGCTCCGGCGCGCCGAAAACCAGCATCGAGAGGGTGGCGGCAATGGCCACCGCCAGGGTGATCTCGATAGCCATCAGTAGCGGCGTAGCGATCACCGGCGGGATCCATAGAAACGTGCCCATGCTGAGACCAGTCACGCCGACCCCGAGGAAAAATGCGGGCCCGCTCAGCACCGCGGCCCGCATCCAGCGGTCATCGACGCGCGGAGCGGGTAGATGCCCGGTCATCACCGCGACGACCCAGGCCGCGGCCAGCACCGTCCCCCCTTGAAAGGCGCCTCCTGGCTGATGACCGCCTGCCCAGATGAGGTAGGCTCCGATCACAAGGGCCACCGGCGGCAGTACCCGTCCGAACTGGGCGAGCACGCCGTCAGGCAGTACCCGATGGCGGCGGCCTGCCGGGCCGGGCCAGTCCTCATCGCGAGTCACTGTCCACACGCCCAGCAGCGCGGCCAGCAACACCAGGGTTTCCAGCAGGGTGTCCCAGCCGCGGAAATTGAGCAGGACCGCAGTCACCGGGTTCTCTGTGCCGGTCAGCGGCAGGCGCTCCGCCACGGCGTTCTGCAGGCCGGGATGCGCCGGCAGCCGGATTAATGCCGCCAGTAGTCCCAGGGTTACCGCCACCGCGCCGAGTCCCGCCAGCATTCGGATCAGCCGGGTCGGCCGGGGCGGTGCGGGCGCCTGCAGCGCTCGTAGTCGGGTCCAGCTCATTAGTAGAAGGATGCCGGTGAGCCCGGCGCCAATCGCGGCCTCGGCGAGCGCCACGTTGGTCGCCTCGAGACGCAGCCAGGCCAGCGCAACCAGCAGCCCGTAGGCGATGAAGAACACCACCGCCATGAAGGCCTGGCGCCCCAGCACCACCGCGGCGGCCACCGCCACGATGATGACGGACAACAAGGTATTGAAGACGACGCTCACCGGCGCCCCGCCGCTACCCGACCGATTAGCTGCGCGGCGACTCCGGCGGAAAAGAGCGCCAGCGCCCAGATCAGGATCAGTTTGAGGATCGCCGCCAGTCCCGGCGCCTGTAACGCCACGCCCAGGGCTACAAGTCCCAGACCAAGGTTGTCGGCCTTGGTCAAGGCGTGCAGCCGGCTGGGAGTGTCGGGGAATCGGATCAGGCCGAGGCTGCCCGCGGCGAAAAAGCCAAGCCCCAGGGCGGTCAGAAGCATGGTCAGGCCGTCAATCAGTGTCATCACCCTCTGCCTCCGGGTCGCCAGTGCCCGCCCGCTGGCCGGTTTTGGCAAAGGCGATGATCGACAGCGCCGCCAGCAGCGCTAGCACGATGGCGACGTCCAGCATTGCCCAGTCGTCTTCTGCCACCGTGAGTAACAGAACAGTGGCAATGCCGCCGGTGCCAATGAGCTGCACGGACATCATCCGATCCGCCCGTGAGGGTCCCCGCGCGATGCGCCAGAGCGCCACGGCGATGGTCGCCAGCAGCCCAGTGGCAATGATCAGATACCAGGCAGTCATGACCGATCCGGCGACAGGGCACGCTCCAGTCGGGCCTCATCCCGGCGCAGTGGCGGCTCCAGTGCCTGACGATCATCCAGCAGATGCACCAGATACTGGCCCTGCCGGGTGCCTGCGACCAGTGTGCCCGGCATCAGGCTGTACTGCGTGCCGATCAGAAAGCTCCCTCCGGCGGGCAGGCCGCGTGGCAGCGTCCGCCAGCCGGGAGACAGCGGCATCCGTGGATCCAGGGCTCGTCGGGCGACATCCAGGCCGCCCAGCAGTGATCGCCAGATAAACCCCGGAATCAGCGGAAGCGCCCACCAGGGGCGTCGCCCCGTCGCCGGCGGCAGCAGTCTCACGCTAAGGCCGATGGCCGCGGCGACTGCGGGCAGCCCGATGACCAGGCCGGACGGGGCAAACCCGGATAACACCAGCCACAGCGTTCCCAGCAGCATGCCTCGCAGCAGTATCGCGTTGCGCAATGCCATCAGTTGGAGCGCTCCCGGGATCCCCGAATGATCAACATATTAACGTCGCTGTGCGGAACCGACGAGATGGGCTGCGATGGTGCTGGGTGGATTCGAGCTAATTCCCCGCCATCGGCGTCACCCGCGAGGCCACAAAAAAGCCCTCGGCCTGTGGATCGAGCAGACCGAGGGGCAAAGTTCTGGATGCGGATCATGACAACCCGCATTCCGGTTCGGCGACTGGTTCATCCCTGAAGCCTGAAGTCAGTGAAACAAGTCACACTCAAGCATCTTCACAGCTTCTGTTGTGTCGACGACGCACCCCTCCGAACATCATAGCGACCAGGCCAAAGGCTGCGAGCGCCAGCGTACCGGGCGCGGGAACGGCAACCGGCGATTTGCCAAGCAGCGCGACGTGAGAAAGTCCATCACCGCCATTCGACGACGACGTCTTAAAGAATTCCCAGTCTCCGGAGCTTACGTCGCTCTGAAGCGAATAGACGAACCAGTTGTCGGCCTGCTGCCCTGTTCCGAACTTGAACCCGAGTGCACCGTCGTCGTACTGATCCCAGAATTCGGAGTCGAATCTCCAGTCCCCTGATTGGGTATAGTTCACATTGAAATCATTGTCTGTAGCAGAACTAGTGCTGTTTTCATCCTCATCTTTCCCTAGATATTGGTATCCGTCATCGCTTGAAGAACCAATGAAAGGATCATTGTTCGATCCGAATCCCGCCCCCG
The Spiribacter vilamensis DNA segment above includes these coding regions:
- a CDS encoding DEAD/DEAH box helicase, with the protein product MSADSTDIVIPYKQTGASTLSDGMGMREMQAMAYEHRNAPYLLLKSPPASGKSRALMYLALHKLNQQGCQKAIIAVPERSIGSSFQSTKLTDGGFFYDWHVEGRNNLCGTGEDAGKGKIEAFQRFLDSDDHTLVCTHATFRFAVQEIGDMNRFQDTVIGIDEFHHVSVDEENKLGEVIDRVMAGSNAHIIAMTGSYFRGDGVSILEKEEEDKFETVTYTYYDQLNGYRYLKSIGIGYHFYEGDYLSALDDALDTHKKTIIHIPNVNSSESVGKHEEVDRILDQIGVVGERIGNANINRVTTPDGRSLLVANLVDDTKEARDATVHYLQNITDRDDMDIIIALGMAKEGFDWPWCEHVLTIGYRQSLTEVVQIIGRATRDVEGKKHAQFTNLIAMPEGADDDRKKAVNTLLKAITASLLMEQILAPTIKFKPRSRIKPEQSVPSDTRIIEDNDAPVSTRCADILEGGVTEYIADIAATPGGVKSIGGEPDQANLLREEDIKLVLRRREPDLPDEEVDLLANEIHIGLAAQAEGGLVDGEDLPEDAEIMRPPNEGGHAEQDNMSSSEPSEPSNDATEGQTKAKMVTRYEIENPDTTGQTGDPKRAGEKFMKVGRRFININDVNLDMISHINPFARGEEILSKHLTPERLSRVKDALTMPRNDVTEEEAVILLPRLKEFFEEKGRPPKLDANDPYEQRLARVKQYAEAYAKNKRTSS
- a CDS encoding GIY-YIG nuclease family protein, translating into MSSERRTLDDLLDELPPGLLDEEKIANTSRATRGSRHAFFDRINAFIDEHGREPNANAPPGTEERSLGLNLTGARRDPTLAQELEDADRHRLLRQRVDESTQESVQRPNSEATASSSADESQNKAPTGAASLDDMLADEAFMGLLDTESDADDVFDMIHVEGIDRTRTAPDEIAERQPCEDFEFFEPLFERMRQRVAERVATVEPFHREGQIEVGDYFYLRGQMCLVDAIEDTDVREAGESVYRVRVVFDNGTEMKPYKHSLGRALLGQKSRGYERGQRILDPDIVADHFNGITHRDQSRGFIYVLRSKRQDAVIREQRDLYKVGLTARTIEDRLKGAERQTTYLEGPVELIAEWEIYGANLRRVERILHAFLAPRRAQFTLIDANGKQYHPREWFNVPFETIKQAAEAIMNGTLMSYRLNASTGELYRADQGQRLDDREV
- a CDS encoding ParA family protein; translation: MTPVIALTSPKGGAGKTTLASHLGHSLQHRGQSVLLIDADPQESLLS
- a CDS encoding VPLPA-CTERM sorting domain-containing protein, producing the protein MYSATNIVFDSNKNITHWNIDVADGPPDYYSGIAGDYLSLGDYGWASGRSGEWTKVPVPATVWLLGLGLAGIGVARRMKGG
- a CDS encoding complex I subunit 5 family protein gives rise to the protein MSILLEGPVLPFVALAWPLLLGGLMALPPVRDRALMLLPLAPLPALALALMPLSDQPTEVPGLLLGVRLETEPLGMGLLGMTAALWLAAGLYALAHMKAPRKPAIFSGFWCLTLAGNLGVYLAADAVTFYVAFAAVSLASYFLVVHSRTAEALRASSVYIIMAVIGEAMLLTGFILMMAQAETFLIADMRDGLMDPGMGNGQSHVTVAMLVIGFGIKTGLMPLHVWLPLAHPAAPVAASAVLSGAIVNAGLIGLIRFLPEGGTIAAALLLVLGLIGVYAGAVIGVLQQRIKAVLAYSTVSQMGLILAVVGAGLLAAGDPSVETAGYYGIHHGLAKGALFLAVGWIPLLRGSARWMALALVAMLCASVAGWPMTGGGLAKAAIKPVFPSALAWVVTATGVTTTCVLMRYLFLLVNAPSRDAAGEGTRVMGLTVATIGLAALTVPWVLWSTYDPRPMAYVMGTDTLRNGAWPVVAGLALAALAWRLDKVIRVRPAVPEGDLLVAVEAMLRSLASGLNPLAHRAIGQRRPASGSPDTADKASQSD